Proteins co-encoded in one Flavobacterium fluviale genomic window:
- a CDS encoding phenylacetate--CoA ligase family protein, with amino-acid sequence MIRLFDISLQLNGFPIKKAKAELDEIILFSDEEYASFLEKKKKEIVDFHLKNNSFYKELVGNNAVQNWEDLPILNKQNLQKPLDERLSKGYSKKNIYLNKTSGSSGTPFVFAKDKYCHALTWASNMMRFGWFGIDFNHSYQARFYGIPMDFIGYQKERFKDFLTHRFRFPVFDLSDEVLEKFLKKFKSKKFDYINGYTSSIVLFAKYLEQKNIVLIEICPTLKACFVTSEMLFETDKKLLEKQFGIPIISEYGASELDLIAFENPKGEWQVNSETLFVEILDENNNSVPHGTEGKIVITSLFNKANPFIRYEIGDIGILDEKSTPRKPILKKLIGRTNDVAILPSGKKSPGLTFYYVTKSIIEDDGNVKEFIIKQTKIDNFEIEYVAENELDSKQIHKIKEAIDLYLEPNLNFTFTRKTVLERTNRGKLKQFKSYL; translated from the coding sequence ATGATTCGTCTTTTTGATATTTCCCTTCAATTAAATGGTTTTCCGATAAAGAAAGCCAAAGCCGAATTGGATGAAATTATTCTCTTTTCTGACGAAGAATATGCTTCATTTCTTGAAAAGAAGAAGAAAGAAATTGTTGATTTTCATTTAAAAAACAACTCTTTTTACAAAGAATTAGTTGGAAATAATGCAGTTCAAAATTGGGAAGATCTACCCATTTTGAATAAACAGAATCTTCAGAAGCCATTGGATGAGAGACTTTCCAAAGGTTATTCAAAAAAGAACATTTACCTCAACAAAACTTCCGGATCGAGCGGAACTCCTTTTGTTTTTGCAAAAGATAAGTACTGTCATGCCTTAACATGGGCTTCCAATATGATGCGTTTTGGATGGTTTGGAATTGATTTTAATCATTCCTATCAGGCCCGTTTTTACGGAATTCCAATGGATTTTATTGGTTATCAGAAAGAGCGTTTCAAAGATTTCCTGACGCATCGTTTTCGCTTTCCGGTTTTTGATTTATCTGATGAAGTTTTAGAAAAATTCTTAAAAAAATTCAAATCGAAAAAATTCGATTATATCAATGGTTATACGAGTTCGATTGTTTTGTTTGCTAAATATTTGGAGCAAAAGAATATTGTTTTAATTGAAATTTGTCCAACCTTAAAGGCTTGCTTCGTCACTTCGGAAATGCTTTTTGAAACGGATAAAAAACTACTTGAAAAACAATTTGGAATTCCTATTATCAGCGAATATGGAGCATCAGAATTGGATCTAATTGCTTTCGAAAATCCTAAAGGAGAATGGCAAGTTAATTCCGAAACCCTTTTTGTTGAAATTTTAGATGAAAATAACAATTCTGTTCCACATGGAACGGAAGGAAAAATTGTAATTACCTCATTATTTAACAAAGCAAATCCCTTTATCAGATATGAAATTGGCGACATTGGAATTCTCGATGAAAAAAGTACTCCCAGAAAACCAATTTTAAAAAAATTAATTGGAAGAACCAATGATGTTGCCATTTTACCAAGCGGAAAAAAATCTCCTGGATTGACTTTTTATTATGTAACCAAAAGCATAATTGAAGACGATGGAAATGTAAAAGAATTTATCATCAAACAAACCAAAATAGATAATTTTGAAATTGAATATGTTGCTGAAAATGAATTAGATTCTAAACAAATTCATAAAATAAAAGAAGCTATAGATTTGTATTTAGAACCCAATTTAAACTTCACTTTTACAAGAAAAACTGTTTTAGAAAGAACTAATCGCGGGAAATTAAAACAGTTTAAATCGTATTTGTAA
- the purD gene encoding phosphoribosylamine--glycine ligase: MTILLLGSGGREHAFAWKMTQSPLCEKLFVVPGNAGTAAIAENVAISATDFEAVKALVLKENISLVVVGPEDPLVKGIYDYFKNDESLKHIPVIGPSKLGAQLEGSKEFAKEFLMKHNIPTAAYDSFTAETVEKGCEFLETLQPPYVLKADGLAAGKGVLIIQDLEEAKTELRNMLVHAKFGTASSKVVIEEFLDGIELSCFVLTDGKNYKILPTAKDYKRIGEGDTGLNTGGMGAVSPVPYVDAVLMEKIETRIVKPTIEGFQKDGIEYKGFVFIGLINVKNEPIVIEYNVRMGDPETEVVVPRLKSDLVELFLSVADQKLGDFNLEIDPRSATTVMVVSGGYPEDFEKGKVISGLENVTNSIVFHAGTKLDNENVVTNGGRVIAVTSYGDNFQEAIKKSYQNIDKLSFDKMYFRKDIGFDLL; this comes from the coding sequence ATGACAATTTTACTATTGGGATCAGGCGGAAGGGAACATGCATTTGCATGGAAAATGACTCAGAGTCCGCTTTGCGAAAAACTTTTTGTAGTACCTGGAAATGCGGGAACTGCTGCAATTGCTGAAAATGTGGCAATATCTGCGACAGATTTTGAAGCTGTAAAAGCTTTAGTACTTAAGGAAAATATAAGTTTAGTAGTCGTAGGACCTGAAGATCCATTGGTAAAAGGTATTTACGACTATTTTAAAAACGACGAAAGTTTAAAACATATCCCAGTTATTGGACCATCAAAATTGGGCGCTCAATTAGAAGGAAGTAAAGAATTTGCAAAAGAATTCTTGATGAAACATAATATTCCAACTGCAGCATATGATAGTTTCACTGCCGAAACGGTTGAAAAAGGATGCGAGTTTTTAGAAACATTACAGCCGCCTTATGTTTTAAAAGCAGATGGATTAGCAGCTGGAAAAGGTGTTTTGATTATTCAAGATCTTGAAGAAGCAAAAACAGAATTACGTAACATGCTGGTTCATGCAAAATTTGGTACAGCAAGTTCTAAAGTTGTTATCGAAGAATTCTTGGACGGAATCGAATTAAGCTGTTTTGTTTTAACAGATGGAAAAAATTACAAGATTCTTCCAACGGCAAAAGATTATAAAAGAATTGGAGAAGGAGATACAGGATTAAACACAGGTGGAATGGGAGCAGTTTCTCCAGTTCCTTATGTGGATGCTGTTTTAATGGAAAAAATTGAAACGCGTATCGTAAAACCAACAATCGAAGGTTTCCAAAAAGACGGAATCGAATATAAAGGATTCGTATTTATTGGTTTGATTAATGTTAAAAACGAACCAATTGTTATTGAGTACAATGTGAGAATGGGAGATCCAGAAACAGAAGTAGTTGTACCAAGATTAAAATCAGATTTAGTAGAACTGTTCTTGTCTGTTGCTGATCAGAAATTAGGTGACTTTAATTTAGAAATTGATCCAAGAAGCGCGACAACGGTTATGGTTGTTTCTGGTGGATATCCTGAAGATTTTGAAAAAGGAAAAGTAATTTCTGGATTAGAAAATGTAACAAATTCTATAGTTTTTCATGCAGGAACAAAATTAGATAACGAAAATGTCGTTACTAATGGAGGACGTGTAATTGCTGTAACCTCTTACGGAGATAATTTCCAAGAGGCCATAAAAAAATCTTATCAAAACATAGATAAACTAAGCTTTGATAAGATGTATTTTAGAAAAGATATTGGTTTCGACTTACTTTAA
- a CDS encoding DUF6341 family protein has product MTAFFEGIQYLFVNILFAPLDFLRRLELITWFGANTINWIFMIICSCAIVYWIKQLRIFDDAGTENQDTTAHSFLK; this is encoded by the coding sequence ATGACAGCTTTTTTTGAAGGAATACAATACTTATTCGTTAACATTTTGTTTGCTCCTCTTGACTTTTTACGTCGTTTGGAATTAATTACATGGTTTGGTGCAAACACAATTAACTGGATTTTCATGATCATCTGTTCATGCGCAATCGTTTATTGGATTAAACAATTACGCATTTTTGATGACGCCGGAACAGAAAACCAAGATACAACGGCTCACTCTTTCTTAAAGTAA
- a CDS encoding DUF6427 family protein — translation MITSVFKKSTPLNYSLVVILILVFFFMFQIKDPTWVTSYFLAFQKVSLLCFILASFFMVNFIVKKNGLSKDNGYAIFFYLLFLLFFPTIFNNTNVIYASFFILLALRRLISLQSLKASKEKIFDASFWIFVASLFQFWSILFVILVFISIVFHVSRDYRNWVLPFIALLAVAILFYMTSLIFNIDAAAFFQERAVIDFRIDYFKNNYENGALSIYTAIALFFVTSMLMTLSNRPQILHSSYKKIVACFFIAVIVYIVSPNKSNDLLLFSIAPLAIMATSHVEYMQQKLNNEIVFYVLIVCSLFTFFSQL, via the coding sequence ATGATAACAAGTGTTTTTAAAAAATCTACGCCATTAAATTATTCTTTGGTTGTAATTTTAATACTGGTTTTCTTTTTTATGTTCCAAATTAAAGACCCAACTTGGGTTACTTCTTATTTTTTGGCTTTCCAAAAAGTAAGTTTGTTATGCTTTATTTTGGCTTCTTTTTTTATGGTAAATTTTATTGTAAAAAAGAACGGACTCAGTAAAGACAATGGTTACGCGATATTTTTCTATTTATTGTTCCTTTTATTTTTTCCTACCATTTTTAACAACACAAATGTTATCTATGCTAGTTTCTTTATCTTATTGGCACTTCGAAGGTTGATTTCGCTTCAATCTTTAAAAGCGTCAAAAGAAAAAATATTCGATGCTTCATTTTGGATTTTTGTAGCTTCTTTATTTCAATTTTGGAGTATACTTTTCGTAATATTGGTCTTTATATCAATTGTTTTTCACGTTTCTAGAGACTATAGAAACTGGGTTTTACCATTTATTGCACTTTTAGCAGTGGCAATATTATTTTATATGACCTCTTTAATCTTTAATATCGATGCTGCTGCATTTTTTCAAGAAAGAGCTGTAATCGATTTTAGAATTGATTATTTTAAAAACAATTACGAAAACGGAGCACTGTCAATTTACACTGCAATCGCCCTGTTCTTTGTTACTTCAATGCTAATGACATTGTCAAACAGACCCCAGATTTTACATTCTTCTTACAAGAAAATTGTGGCTTGTTTTTTTATAGCAGTGATAGTTTATATAGTTTCGCCCAATAAAAGCAACGATTTATTATTGTTTAGTATTGCACCATTAGCCATTATGGCAACAAGTCATGTAGAATATATGCAGCAAAAACTGAATAACGAAATTGTATTTTATGTCTTGATTGTGTGTAGTTTATTTACTTTCTTCTCACAGTTATAA
- the upp gene encoding uracil phosphoribosyltransferase, producing the protein MKIHYISENNSVLNHFLGQIRNVNVQNDSMRFRRNIERIGEIMAYELSKILPYKNVEIQTPLGIKKTTEIETDLVLCPILRAGLPLHNGFLNYFDHAENSFVSASRYHPNNDDEFEILVEYQAISNLNNKTVLLLDPMLATGQSIVAVHKKLIENAAPAEFHIVVVIAAPEGIAHLEKNLPENCHLWVASLDEKLNEKNYIVPGLGDAGDLAYGSKL; encoded by the coding sequence ATGAAAATTCATTATATCTCTGAGAATAACAGTGTATTAAATCATTTTCTAGGCCAAATTAGAAATGTAAATGTACAGAACGACAGCATGCGTTTTCGTAGAAATATTGAACGTATTGGTGAAATCATGGCTTATGAGTTAAGCAAAATTTTACCATATAAAAATGTTGAAATTCAAACACCGCTGGGAATTAAAAAAACAACAGAGATTGAAACTGATTTAGTTTTATGTCCTATCCTAAGAGCTGGATTACCGCTTCATAATGGCTTTTTAAATTATTTCGACCATGCAGAAAACAGCTTTGTGTCGGCCTCCAGATATCACCCTAATAATGATGATGAATTTGAAATTTTGGTTGAATACCAGGCGATTTCAAACCTCAACAATAAAACAGTTTTACTTCTTGATCCTATGCTCGCAACAGGTCAATCTATAGTCGCTGTTCACAAAAAATTAATCGAAAATGCGGCTCCAGCAGAATTTCATATTGTGGTAGTGATTGCTGCTCCTGAAGGAATTGCTCATCTAGAGAAAAATCTTCCTGAAAACTGTCATTTGTGGGTTGCCTCTTTAGACGAAAAACTAAATGAGAAAAATTATATTGTTCCTGGTCTTGGTGATGCCGGTGATCTTGCCTACGGAAGTAAATTATAA